In a single window of the Magnolia sinica isolate HGM2019 chromosome 7, MsV1, whole genome shotgun sequence genome:
- the LOC131250848 gene encoding malate dehydrogenase, chloroplastic-like, whose amino-acid sequence MAATAAATFATGSIASYGPQTFSGSKSKPSTMRFNSPNYLRSFSGLKAASSVSCESEESFLGKESNAALHASFASRVEKQKQSFGNCLQPRASSFKVAILGAAGGIGQPLALLIKMSPLVSALHLYDIANVKGVAADLSHCNTPSQVLDFTGPSELPNSLKGVDVVVIPAGVPRKPGMTRDDLFNINANIVRTLVEAVADNCPDAFIQIISNPVNSTVPIAAEVLKQKGVYNPKKLFGVTTLDVVRANTFVAQKKNLKLIDVDVPVIGGHAGITILPLLSRTRPSVSFSNEEVEELTVRIQNAGTEVVEAKAGAGSATLSMAYAAARFVESSLRALDGDGDVYECSYIQSELTELPFFASRIKLGKQGVEAVISADIQGLTEYEAKALEALKPELKASIEKGVAFAQKQAAAV is encoded by the coding sequence atggccgccacagcagcagcaactttTGCCACTGGCTCTATTGCTTCTTATGGTCCCCAGACTTTCTCGGGATCAAAATCCAAGCCTTCCACCATGAGGTTCAATTCTCCAAACTATCTTAGAAGCTTTAGCGGTCTGAAGGCGGCATCATCAGTAAGCTGTGAATCAGAAGAATCCTTCTTGGGCAAGGAAAGCAATGCTGCTCtgcatgcatcatttgcatcAAGAGTGGAAAAACAGAAGCAGAGTTTTGGTAATTGTCTCCAACCTCGGGCATCATCTTTTAAAGTGGCGATTCTTGGAGCTGCTGGAGGGATCGGTCAGCCCCTTGCACTTTTGATCAAGATGTCCCCATTGGTCTCAGCTTTGCATCTCTATGATATTGCAAACGTGAAAGGAGTTGCAGCAGATCTCAGCCACTGCAATACCCCCTCACAGGTTTTGGATTTCACTGGGCCGTCTGAACTCCCCAATTCTTTGAAAGGTGTCGATGTGGTCGTCATTCCTGCAGGAGTCCCAAGAAAGCCAGGCATGACCCGTGATGATCTCTTCAACATCAATGCAAACATTGTCAGGACCCTGGTTGAGGCTGTTGCCGATAACTGCCCAGATGCTTTCATCCAGATCATCAGCAACCCAGTCAATTCCACTGTACCAATTGCTGCAGAGGTTCTCAAGCAGAAGGGAGTGTACAATCCAAAGAAGCTTTTTGGTGTTACAACCCTGGATGTTGTCAGAGCAAACACATTTGTCGCACAGAAGAAGAATCTGAAGCTCATAGATGTTGACGTCCCAGTTATTGGGGGGCATGCTGGAATCACTATCTTACCATTGCTGTCGAGGACAAGACCATCAGTAAGCTTTTCAAATGAAGAAGTAGAAGAGCTGACAGTGAGAATTCAAAATGCTGGGACAGAGGTTGTGGAAGCAAAAGCAGGTGCCGGGTCAGCAACACTGTCTATGGCATATGCAGCAGCAAGGTTTGTAGAGTCGTCTCTCCGAGCTCTGGATGGAGATGGAGATGTATACGAGTGTTCATATATCCAGTCGGAGCTGACCGAGCTTCCCTTCTTTGCGTCGAGGATTAAGCTTGGGAAGCAAGGTGTTGAAGCTGTGATATCTGCTGATATTCAAGGGCTGACTGAGTATGAGGCAAAAGCTCTGGAAGCCCTGAAGCCAGAGCTGAAGGCTAGCATTGAGAAGGGCGTGGCATTTGCCCAGAAGCAGGCGGCAGCTGTTTGA
- the LOC131250849 gene encoding malate dehydrogenase, chloroplastic-like, whose product MATTAAATFSTGSIASYGPQTFSGSKSNHFTVSFNSPNYLRSFSGLKVASSVSCESEESFLGKESNAALHAAFAPRVEKQKQSFGNCLQPRASSFKVAILGAAGGIGQPLALLIKMSPLVSALHLYDIANVKGVAADLSHCNTPSQVLDFTGLSELPNSLKGVDVVVIPAGIPRKPGMTRDDLFNINANIVRTLVEAVADNCPDAFIQIISNPVNSTVPIAAEVLKQKGVYNPKKLFGVTTLDVVRANTFVAQKKNLKLIDVDVPVIGGHAGITILPLLSRTRPSVSFSNEEVEELTVRIQNAGTEVVEAKAGAGSATLSMAYAAARFVESSLRALDGDGDVYECSYVQSELTELPFFASRIKLGKRGVEAVMSADIQGLTEYEAKALEALKPELKASIDKGVAFAQKEAATV is encoded by the coding sequence ATGGCCACCACAGCTGCAGCAACCTTTTCCACTGGTTCTATTGCTTCTTATGGTCCCCAGACTTTCTCAGGATCAAAATCCAATCATTTCACTGTGAGTTTCAATTCTCCAAACTATCTTAGAAGCTTCAGTGGTCTGAAGGTGGCATCATCAGTAAGCTGTGAATCAGAGGAATCCTTCTTGGGCAAGGAAAGCAATGCTGCTCTGCATGCAGCATTTGCACCAAGAGTGGAAAAACAGAAGCAGAGTTTTGGTAATTGTCTCCAACCTCGTGCATCGTCTTTTAAAGTGGCAATTCTCGGAGCTGCAGGAGGGATTGGTCAGCCCCTTGCACTTTTGATCAAGATGTCCCCATTGGTCTCAGCTTTGCATCTCTATGATATTGCAAACGTGAAAGGAGTTGCAGCAGATCTCAGCCACTGCAATACCCCCTCACAGGTTTTGGATTTCACCGGGCTGTCTGAACTCCCCAATTCTTTGAAGGGTGTTGATGTGGTTGTCATTCCTGCAGGAATCCCGAGAAAACCAGGCATGACCCGTGATGATCTCTTCAACATCAATGCAAACATTGTCAGGACCCTGGTTGAGGCTGTTGCCGATAACTGCCCAGATGCTTTCATCCAGATCATCAGCAACCCAGTTAATTCTACTGTACCAATTGCTGCAGAGGTTCTCAAGCAGAAGGGTGTGTACAATCCAAAGAAGCTTTTTGGTGTTACAACCCTGGATGTTGTCAGAGCAAACACATTTGTCGCACAGAAGAAGAATCTGAAGCTCATTGATGTTGACGTCCCAGTTATTGGGGGGCATGCCGGAATCACTATCTTACCATTGCTGTCGAGGACAAGACCATCAGTAAGCTTTTCAAATGAAGAAGTAGAAGAGCTGACAGTGAGAATTCAAAATGCTGGGACAGAGGTTGTCGAAGCAAAAGCAGGTGCCGGGTCAGCAACACTGTCTATGGCATATGCAGCAGCAAGGTTTGTAGAGTCGTCTCTCCGAGCTCTGGATGGAGATGGAGATGTATACGAGTGTTCGTATGTCCAGTCGGAGCTGACTGAGCTTCCCTTCTTTGCATCGAGGATTAAGCTTGGGAAGCGAGGTGTTGAAGCTGTGATGTCTGCTGATATTCAAGGGCTGACAGAGTACGAGGCAAAAGCTCTGGAGGCCTTGAAGCCAGAGCTGAAGGCCAGCATTGACAAGGGCGTGGCATTTGCTCAGAAGGAAGCGGCAACCGTTTGA